In one window of bacterium DNA:
- a CDS encoding ribonuclease J, translated as MIERDGRNIQQGGSSQRRPGQQSPHNPRPPMRDPQTGAGGHSRFPVRHTNPARTGGGTPHTSSSSGTGSQGTHNGASLLERNRLPSSRPPEGRGPSAGKGRGNRGKGTGNIRHDRMRSKAMIPKRRESSSVPPIAHDTVRIIPLGGVEEVGRNMILVECGNDIVVLDVGFHFVKEDDALGADYTLPNFKYLEEHKSKVRAVVITHGHLDHIGGIPFIMDKIGNPPIYAQYLTTLMIKKRQEEFPNNLPLTINVVTPDSKIQFNQLSIRFFPVYHSIPDSMGVIIGTPFGNIVASGDMKLDHENGKATEKEEKTWGNIGKENNLLLIADSTNAEVEGFSVSEKEVQKNIEQVVKTTTGRLIIGTFASQFDRMVKIIEICERHNKKIILEGRSIKTNIEIAKLAGLLKPKEDTIIAPQNIDQYPPDRIVVIATGAQGEEFAALMRIATNQHKYIKFNARDTVMLSSSIIPGNEVSIQKLKDNLYRHDLKLIHYKTLEVHSGGHARQEDLVWINKTVGAKFFMPGYGNYTMLHIHSQLIQERNGFPKENIVIPDNGMVVEITDKGTKLSVRKERAPSGMMVVEGFSIGNVQEVVVRDRQMLAQDGMFVIIAIVDIRTGKVRKSPDIISRGFVYLRESQDLLHHARLIAKKTIEDMSAGMNPIDFDYIKDQVTDNVSKFLFQETAKRPMVLPVLLGV; from the coding sequence ATGATTGAAAGAGACGGAAGAAATATTCAACAAGGGGGAAGCAGTCAGAGACGACCAGGGCAGCAGTCGCCCCACAACCCGCGCCCACCCATGCGAGATCCGCAGACGGGCGCGGGCGGACACTCACGCTTTCCTGTTCGACATACTAATCCCGCAAGGACAGGAGGCGGAACCCCGCACACAAGTTCGTCATCAGGTACAGGATCACAAGGTACTCATAATGGTGCCAGTCTCCTTGAACGAAATCGTTTACCATCAAGTAGACCCCCAGAAGGAAGAGGGCCGTCCGCGGGAAAAGGAAGAGGGAACAGAGGAAAAGGGACTGGAAATATACGACATGACAGAATGAGGTCAAAAGCAATGATTCCTAAACGAAGAGAGAGTTCGAGTGTCCCCCCAATAGCTCATGACACTGTTCGAATTATTCCTCTGGGCGGTGTCGAAGAAGTTGGAAGAAATATGATTCTTGTCGAATGCGGCAATGATATTGTCGTCCTCGATGTTGGATTTCATTTCGTTAAAGAAGATGACGCGTTGGGAGCAGATTACACACTTCCCAATTTCAAGTATCTTGAAGAGCACAAATCAAAAGTTCGCGCAGTAGTCATCACCCACGGACATCTCGATCACATCGGTGGTATTCCATTTATTATGGATAAAATAGGAAATCCGCCTATTTATGCACAATACTTGACCACACTCATGATTAAGAAACGTCAAGAAGAATTTCCCAACAACCTTCCGCTCACCATAAACGTTGTTACCCCTGACAGTAAAATACAGTTCAATCAACTTTCTATAAGATTTTTTCCTGTATATCATTCGATTCCCGATTCAATGGGAGTCATTATTGGTACGCCATTTGGAAATATCGTCGCATCGGGTGACATGAAACTTGACCACGAAAACGGCAAGGCAACGGAAAAAGAAGAAAAAACATGGGGAAACATAGGAAAAGAGAACAACTTACTTCTTATTGCAGATTCAACAAACGCTGAAGTAGAAGGATTTTCAGTTTCAGAAAAAGAGGTTCAAAAAAACATTGAGCAGGTTGTCAAAACTACAACCGGACGACTTATTATTGGAACATTCGCATCTCAATTTGACCGTATGGTTAAAATTATTGAGATATGTGAACGCCATAACAAAAAAATTATTTTGGAAGGAAGAAGTATTAAAACCAATATAGAAATTGCTAAGCTCGCGGGATTACTCAAACCAAAAGAGGATACTATTATTGCCCCACAAAACATAGACCAGTATCCCCCAGATCGTATTGTGGTTATTGCAACAGGTGCACAAGGAGAAGAATTTGCAGCGCTCATGAGAATTGCGACGAATCAGCACAAATATATAAAATTCAACGCCCGTGACACCGTGATGCTTTCCTCATCGATTATCCCCGGCAATGAAGTGAGTATACAAAAACTGAAAGATAACCTTTATCGACACGACTTGAAACTCATTCACTACAAAACGCTTGAAGTTCACTCAGGCGGACATGCTCGGCAGGAAGATTTGGTGTGGATTAACAAAACAGTCGGTGCAAAGTTTTTTATGCCTGGATACGGAAATTACACTATGCTCCATATCCACTCACAGCTTATCCAAGAAAGAAACGGATTCCCTAAAGAAAATATAGTAATACCAGACAATGGTATGGTGGTAGAGATAACCGACAAAGGAACCAAGCTTTCGGTACGAAAAGAACGAGCTCCTTCCGGTATGATGGTTGTTGAAGGATTTTCTATTGGCAACGTCCAAGAGGTTGTCGTCCGGGATAGACAAATGCTCGCGCAGGATGGAATGTTTGTTATCATTGCCATTGTTGATATTCGTACGGGAAAAGTTAGAAAATCTCCAGATATTATTTCACGTGGATTCGTATATCTTCGAGAATCTCAAGACCTCCTGCATCATGCTCGTCTTATAGCAAAAAAAACTATCGAAGATATGAGTGCTGGAATGAATCCGATTGATTTTGACTATATTAAAGACCAGGTGACTGATAACGTCAGTAAATTCCTCTTTCAAGAAACCGCAAAGCGACCAATGGTGCTTCCGGTGCTACTAGGAGTATAG